One region of Catenuloplanes indicus genomic DNA includes:
- a CDS encoding ParA family protein produces the protein MERDAVVGKAVVGRGLKVNVVSVMNYKGGVAKTTVTANLGALLASRKYRVLLIDLDPQSSLTYSFYRPTSTAELVEGHKTIKQWFDEFSAGQGDTELVDLVLTPPEVLERIPSEGALDIIASHLGLINVDLDLAGQLIGRQPTARFLGVHSRLREGLRNGSLDGYDVVLIDCPPNFNIVTKTAIVASDHLLIPSRADDLSTLGINYLLDSVKGLVHEYNDCVAATSRSSFARQRIDPQVLGVVFTMVGVRGQAAQKVNQEFMSKVRRELEIETFDNFLRFSQSPYAVATKSGVPLAIARDTPRVILNELNGLADEFVSHLGLRGDV, from the coding sequence ATGGAACGGGATGCAGTGGTCGGCAAAGCCGTCGTTGGCCGGGGGTTAAAGGTGAATGTCGTCTCCGTTATGAATTACAAAGGCGGCGTGGCGAAAACGACAGTTACGGCCAATCTCGGTGCTCTACTTGCCAGCAGAAAATATCGAGTTTTGCTGATAGATCTTGACCCTCAGTCAAGCCTTACCTATTCTTTTTATCGGCCTACCTCGACGGCAGAATTAGTTGAGGGGCACAAGACAATTAAGCAATGGTTCGACGAGTTCTCGGCCGGTCAAGGCGATACGGAACTAGTTGACCTCGTTCTAACGCCTCCTGAGGTTTTAGAACGAATTCCCAGTGAGGGCGCGCTGGATATTATTGCGTCGCACCTCGGTTTAATTAACGTTGATCTAGACTTGGCAGGTCAGCTTATTGGCAGGCAGCCAACGGCTCGCTTTCTCGGTGTGCATAGTCGACTTCGCGAAGGCCTCCGCAATGGAAGCTTGGACGGCTATGATGTGGTGCTTATCGACTGTCCGCCGAACTTCAATATTGTGACGAAGACTGCGATTGTAGCGAGTGATCATCTGCTAATTCCGTCGCGCGCAGATGACCTTTCGACACTAGGAATAAACTATCTGCTTGATAGCGTCAAAGGCCTTGTTCACGAATACAATGACTGTGTGGCAGCCACCTCGCGCTCATCTTTCGCACGGCAAAGGATAGATCCGCAGGTCCTTGGTGTCGTATTCACGATGGTCGGAGTCCGAGGCCAGGCGGCGCAAAAGGTCAATCAAGAGTTCATGAGCAAGGTTCGTCGCGAGCTAGAAATCGAAACGTTTGATAACTTTCTCAGGTTTAGTCAATCACCTTATGCTGTTGCGACAAAGTCGGGCGTACCTTTGGCAATTGCGCGAGATACCCCTCGTGTAATCCTGAATGAGCTAAATGGCCTGGCGGACGAATTTGTTTCTCACCTCGGACTGAGAGGGGATGTTTGA
- a CDS encoding NUDIX domain-containing protein, with the protein MIAPHRRGAAYQQLAGVLRDRIEGGSLPPGHRLPSEKDLHDEFGLARETIRRALAILRNEGLIEVRLGHGTFVAATPPTVQLTAGDSVTSTAAVTLTRASGRTETYPAGTRLTVPHERPPVAAAVIVRDGRVLLIRRRIEEASLSWQFPAGEVEPGETPEQAAARETHEETGLTVRPTLLLGRRVHPVTGRTMVYVSCDPISGTAHVADEEGVAEVAWCDHAALAALVRQSLFAPVRRHLDDLLRR; encoded by the coding sequence ATGATCGCACCGCATCGCCGAGGCGCCGCATACCAGCAGCTGGCCGGCGTCCTGCGCGATCGCATCGAGGGCGGAAGCCTGCCTCCCGGCCACCGCCTTCCCTCCGAGAAGGACCTGCACGACGAGTTCGGCCTGGCCCGGGAGACCATCCGGCGGGCGCTCGCGATCCTGCGGAACGAGGGCCTGATCGAAGTCCGTCTCGGACACGGCACCTTCGTGGCCGCGACACCGCCGACCGTGCAGCTCACCGCGGGCGACAGCGTCACGTCGACCGCCGCGGTCACGCTGACCCGGGCATCCGGCCGGACGGAGACGTACCCGGCCGGCACCAGACTCACGGTCCCGCACGAACGCCCACCCGTCGCCGCCGCCGTCATCGTCCGCGACGGACGGGTACTGCTGATCCGCCGCAGAATCGAGGAGGCGTCACTCTCCTGGCAGTTCCCGGCCGGCGAGGTGGAACCCGGCGAGACTCCCGAACAGGCCGCGGCCCGCGAGACACACGAGGAAACCGGCCTCACGGTACGGCCGACGCTGCTCCTCGGCCGGCGCGTCCATCCGGTCACCGGCCGGACCATGGTCTACGTGTCCTGCGACCCGATCAGCGGAACCGCCCACGTAGCCGACGAGGAGGGGGTGGCGGAGGTCGCGTGGTGCGACCACGCCGCGTTGGCCGCGCTGGTCCGGCAATCCCTGTTCGCACCGGTGCGGCGTCATCTCGACGACCTTCTGAGGCGATGA
- a CDS encoding GlxA family transcriptional regulator, with protein MALLLDEYSNPFEVGCACEIFGSRPYPELGRDLYHLSVVAAADSVSMRDGLFHVRAPGRLADADDADIVIVPNRPETDAASHPALLRTIRRAHARGARLVGLCSGAFVLAEAGVLDGRRVAVHWQLVEDFRRKYPAVHVVPDVLFVDEGDVLTSAGGAASFDLALHIVRSDYGADVASHVGRRLVFAAFRDGAQQQVVQHLMPRPADSPLASVLQWANERLHLKLTVEGMAREGRMSPRALHRRFREEIGTTPIAWVTAQRVALACRLIEQSGLSMDLVARKAGLGTDSNLRLLFQKHVGVTPSEYRKRFAPSLHTLSVER; from the coding sequence GTGGCGCTGCTCCTTGACGAATATTCGAACCCCTTCGAAGTCGGCTGTGCCTGCGAGATCTTCGGATCTCGGCCGTATCCGGAACTGGGTCGGGATCTGTATCACCTATCGGTTGTCGCAGCGGCCGATTCTGTGAGCATGCGGGACGGACTGTTCCACGTCCGCGCCCCGGGACGTCTGGCCGACGCCGACGATGCGGACATCGTCATCGTCCCGAATCGGCCGGAGACCGATGCCGCCTCGCACCCGGCCCTGCTCCGCACCATCAGACGTGCCCACGCGCGCGGTGCGCGCTTGGTCGGGCTGTGCAGCGGTGCTTTCGTCCTGGCGGAGGCAGGTGTGCTCGACGGGCGACGGGTCGCGGTGCACTGGCAGCTCGTCGAGGACTTCCGCCGGAAGTACCCGGCTGTGCACGTCGTGCCGGACGTTCTGTTCGTGGACGAGGGAGATGTGCTGACGTCGGCCGGTGGAGCGGCATCGTTCGATCTGGCTTTGCACATCGTCCGCAGCGATTACGGGGCGGACGTCGCCAGTCACGTCGGCCGGCGCCTCGTGTTCGCCGCCTTCCGCGACGGCGCACAGCAGCAGGTCGTTCAGCACCTGATGCCCAGGCCTGCGGACAGCCCGCTCGCCTCCGTTCTCCAATGGGCCAACGAGCGGCTCCACCTCAAGCTGACGGTGGAGGGCATGGCCCGGGAAGGGCGGATGAGCCCGCGGGCGCTGCACCGGCGGTTCCGGGAGGAGATCGGCACGACCCCGATAGCCTGGGTGACCGCACAGCGGGTGGCACTGGCGTGCCGGCTGATCGAGCAAAGTGGTCTCAGCATGGATCTGGTCGCCCGGAAGGCAGGACTCGGAACCGATTCCAACCTTCGGCTCCTGTTCCAGAAGCACGTGGGTGTGACGCCCTCGGAGTACCGGAAGCGGTTCGCCCCGAGCCTGCATACGCTGTCCGTCGAACGGTAG
- a CDS encoding DJ-1/PfpI family protein, with amino-acid sequence MRIAVALFPRVTALDAIGPYETLQRLPDTTVTFVGHRRGEIRTDNGELGLTVDKTFDEVTDPDVVIIPGGVGIIDLLHDEAALDWVRTTHATSRFTTSVCSGSLLLAAAGLLPGMLATTHYTLMEKLAGLGAIPTDERVVMHLEQRIITSAGVSSGIDMALHLAELLTDTVTAQAMQLMVEYDPQPPFDAGSTRKAGTAVQERAAELFKLKD; translated from the coding sequence ATGCGCATCGCTGTCGCACTCTTCCCCCGGGTCACCGCCCTTGACGCGATCGGCCCGTACGAGACATTGCAGCGGCTCCCCGACACCACCGTGACGTTCGTCGGTCACCGACGCGGAGAGATCCGAACCGACAACGGCGAGCTCGGGCTCACCGTCGACAAGACCTTCGACGAGGTCACCGACCCCGATGTCGTCATCATCCCGGGCGGTGTCGGCATCATCGACCTGCTCCACGACGAGGCGGCCCTCGACTGGGTCCGCACCACCCACGCGACCAGCCGTTTCACCACCTCGGTCTGCAGCGGCTCCCTCCTCCTGGCGGCCGCCGGCCTACTGCCGGGAATGCTGGCCACCACCCACTACACGCTCATGGAGAAGCTCGCCGGCCTCGGGGCGATCCCCACCGACGAGCGGGTCGTCATGCACCTCGAGCAGCGCATCATCACCTCGGCCGGGGTGTCCTCCGGGATCGACATGGCCCTCCACCTGGCCGAGCTGCTCACCGACACGGTGACCGCCCAGGCCATGCAGCTGATGGTGGAGTACGACCCGCAGCCGCCGTTCGACGCCGGCAGCACCCGCAAGGCCGGGACCGCGGTGCAGGAGCGCGCCGCGGAACTGTTCAAGCTCAAGGACTAA
- a CDS encoding GlxA family transcriptional regulator, whose product MHTKDVAIIAMPRYFPLDVTLPQYVLSRHPGYRVTVHEGDVSAAEFADVVVVPGFADPHLPIPDDHLAVVRAAHERGARILAVCTGTFALAAAGLLDGRRATTHWRYLAALRSLYPAVTVLDVAAVDDGTVVTSAGAAAETDVCLHLIRTDFGAVDADRVAREVLPAGSPAPESRSGLADTREWLIEHLASPVTVQRMADHAHLSRRTFIRHFERETGTSPMRWLITQRVIAARRLLETTDWPVDRIAHATGFGTAANLRTTFARDLDTTPTAYRRSRAV is encoded by the coding sequence GTGCACACCAAAGACGTAGCGATCATCGCGATGCCGCGGTACTTCCCGCTGGACGTCACGCTGCCGCAGTACGTGCTGAGCCGGCACCCCGGCTACCGGGTGACCGTCCACGAGGGCGACGTGTCGGCCGCCGAGTTCGCCGACGTGGTCGTCGTGCCCGGCTTCGCGGACCCGCACCTTCCGATCCCGGACGACCACCTCGCGGTGGTGCGCGCGGCCCACGAGCGCGGCGCCCGAATCCTGGCGGTCTGCACCGGCACGTTCGCGCTGGCCGCCGCCGGGCTCCTCGACGGCCGCCGCGCCACTACCCACTGGCGGTACCTCGCCGCGCTGCGCTCGCTGTACCCCGCCGTCACCGTGCTGGACGTCGCCGCCGTCGACGACGGCACCGTGGTCACCTCCGCCGGCGCGGCCGCCGAGACCGACGTCTGCCTCCACCTGATCCGCACCGACTTCGGCGCCGTGGACGCCGACCGGGTGGCCCGGGAGGTGCTGCCCGCCGGTTCACCGGCACCCGAGTCGCGCAGTGGACTGGCGGACACCCGCGAGTGGCTGATCGAGCACCTCGCATCGCCGGTCACCGTGCAGCGGATGGCCGACCACGCGCACCTGTCCCGCCGGACCTTCATCCGCCACTTCGAGCGCGAGACCGGCACGTCCCCGATGCGCTGGCTGATCACCCAGCGTGTGATCGCGGCCCGCCGCCTCCTGGAGACCACCGACTGGCCCGTCGACCGCATCGCCCACGCCACCGGCTTCGGCACCGCCGCCAACCTGCGCACCACGTTCGCCCGCGACCTCGACACCACCCCGACCGCGTACCGTCGATCGCGGGCTGTCTAG
- a CDS encoding BTAD domain-containing putative transcriptional regulator has protein sequence MTVTFGVLGPLAAEFGDGRPVTLRGNRQRAVLARLLVAHGRVVPVDTLVDDLWPDAPPDRAVAAIRTFVADLRRALEPERPPRRPPELLVTAPTGYALHVTATDAGRFTDAVQTSAGLAPETALTCLDDALALWRGPAYAEFAAEGWARAEIDRLDELRALAMERRAAALLELSRPADAVPSLRAHTAAAPLREEAWHLLATALYRTGRQGDALAALRTARDTLADQLGVDPGPRLRALESAILTQDPHLHDPSTVRTPSGPESRATAGFVGRAEEKALLTAAARAAAQRRRPILALVSGDAGAGKTALAESLAADLTAAGWTTAWGRCPEYEDAPVAWPWRQISDALSAGGELATGTSEDPAAARFRLRRAMAALVEAAAGRTPVLVVLDDLHWADEGTLDLLTGLLAGPDAAGGPVLVIGTYRATEITPDLAAALARLARVEPARVHLDGLPAGATGDLAASVTGHDLAPELVTRLHRRTGGNPFFVRELARVLAAEGVDALARVPAGVRDVLRHRLARLPGPAGDLLRRAAVLGRDIDPDVLAAVSGLDDDALLDVLDRAVEAGLLTETAGRLRFTHILVRDTLYGDLSALRRSRWHAAAGTALERLRPDDPAPLAHHFSLAGAGHTAQAARYARAAAEQAEHRGDPHEATRMWQRALDAHDRATGTHAPAGDSPSSDTRAGDARERLAAVMGLGRALAVVGRLAEARRHRADAIDAAEALGDPVAAAIAVTSFVVPAVWPRNDDEELSARIVAAAERTLAALDRAERAGPGADDPDGTGRKLEAGRIQAAVRTVDGSLELSAEGGVRLRSRLLSTIALELRGGTGTRGEIAAREAERLARASGVPELLAFALNARFIHCFGRAGLSAERAAIGDELRALAARHRLVTFEVLGHLILLQSACARGDVPAADRHAADADRLAARYELPMVGVFTGWYAGLRHALHGAPDAAAAAYRAAAARMTGSGMSGVEEGLLPLALLSLDPRADVDHAGPYEPWVRPLRLIARGDREAATAALHAAPESPRDLLLEARLWLLARAAADLGDTTVLTHARTALRPATGELAGAASGILSFGRI, from the coding sequence GTGACGGTGACGTTCGGTGTGCTCGGCCCGCTCGCGGCCGAGTTCGGCGACGGCCGGCCGGTCACGCTGCGCGGCAACCGGCAGCGCGCGGTCCTCGCCCGGCTGCTGGTCGCGCACGGCCGCGTCGTACCGGTGGACACGCTCGTCGACGACCTCTGGCCGGACGCGCCGCCGGACCGCGCTGTCGCCGCGATCCGCACGTTCGTCGCCGACCTGCGCCGCGCGCTGGAACCGGAGCGGCCGCCCCGCCGACCGCCGGAGCTGCTGGTCACCGCGCCGACCGGCTACGCGCTGCACGTCACCGCGACCGACGCCGGCCGCTTCACCGACGCCGTACAGACATCCGCCGGCCTTGCCCCGGAGACCGCGCTGACCTGCCTGGACGACGCGCTGGCGCTGTGGCGCGGCCCCGCCTACGCCGAGTTCGCGGCCGAGGGCTGGGCGCGCGCGGAGATCGACCGCCTGGACGAGTTGCGCGCGCTCGCGATGGAGCGCCGCGCGGCCGCGCTGCTCGAACTGTCCCGCCCGGCCGACGCCGTGCCGTCGCTGCGCGCACACACCGCGGCCGCGCCGCTGCGCGAGGAGGCCTGGCATCTGCTGGCGACCGCGCTCTACCGCACCGGACGCCAGGGTGACGCGCTCGCCGCGCTCCGCACCGCCCGGGACACGCTCGCCGACCAGCTCGGCGTCGATCCCGGGCCGCGCCTGCGCGCGCTGGAGTCCGCCATCCTGACCCAGGATCCACACCTTCACGATCCATCAACGGTACGTACGCCGTCCGGCCCGGAGTCGCGCGCCACCGCGGGTTTCGTCGGCCGCGCCGAGGAGAAAGCACTGCTCACGGCCGCGGCCCGGGCGGCGGCCCAGCGGCGGCGCCCGATCCTGGCGCTCGTCTCCGGTGACGCCGGCGCCGGTAAGACCGCCCTGGCCGAATCGCTCGCCGCGGACCTGACCGCCGCCGGCTGGACGACCGCGTGGGGCCGCTGCCCCGAGTACGAGGACGCGCCCGTCGCCTGGCCCTGGCGCCAGATCAGCGACGCCCTGTCGGCCGGGGGCGAACTCGCCACCGGCACGTCCGAGGACCCGGCGGCGGCGCGGTTCCGGTTGCGGCGGGCGATGGCGGCGCTGGTGGAGGCGGCGGCCGGGCGGACGCCGGTGCTGGTCGTGCTGGACGACCTGCACTGGGCGGACGAGGGCACGCTGGATCTGCTGACCGGGCTGCTCGCCGGTCCGGACGCGGCCGGCGGGCCGGTGCTGGTGATCGGCACCTACCGGGCCACCGAGATCACGCCGGATCTGGCCGCGGCACTGGCCCGGCTGGCCCGCGTCGAGCCGGCCCGGGTCCACCTGGACGGGCTGCCCGCCGGCGCGACCGGGGACCTGGCCGCGTCCGTCACCGGGCACGACCTCGCGCCGGAGCTGGTGACGCGGCTGCACCGGCGTACCGGCGGCAATCCGTTCTTCGTCCGGGAACTGGCCCGGGTGCTGGCCGCGGAGGGCGTGGACGCGCTGGCCCGGGTGCCGGCCGGCGTGCGCGACGTGCTCCGGCACCGGCTCGCCCGGCTCCCCGGGCCGGCGGGCGATCTGCTGCGCCGCGCCGCCGTGCTGGGCCGCGACATCGATCCGGACGTGCTCGCCGCCGTGTCCGGTCTGGACGACGACGCGCTGCTGGACGTGCTGGACCGGGCCGTCGAGGCCGGCCTGCTGACCGAGACGGCCGGACGTCTGCGGTTCACGCACATCCTGGTCCGGGACACGCTCTACGGCGACCTGTCCGCGCTGCGCCGGTCCCGCTGGCACGCCGCGGCCGGCACCGCGCTGGAGCGACTGCGCCCGGACGACCCGGCGCCGCTGGCGCACCACTTCTCGCTGGCCGGCGCCGGGCACACGGCGCAGGCGGCCCGATACGCCCGGGCCGCGGCCGAGCAGGCCGAACACCGCGGCGACCCGCACGAGGCGACCCGCATGTGGCAACGCGCCCTGGACGCCCACGACCGGGCCACCGGCACCCACGCCCCGGCCGGGGACTCACCGTCCAGCGACACGCGAGCCGGGGATGCGCGGGAACGGCTGGCCGCGGTGATGGGGCTGGGGCGGGCGCTGGCGGTGGTCGGGCGGCTGGCGGAGGCGCGGCGGCATCGGGCCGACGCGATCGACGCGGCGGAGGCGCTGGGTGACCCGGTGGCGGCCGCGATCGCGGTGACCTCGTTCGTCGTGCCCGCGGTGTGGCCGCGCAACGACGACGAGGAGCTGTCCGCGCGGATCGTGGCCGCGGCCGAACGGACGCTCGCGGCGCTGGACCGCGCGGAGCGCGCCGGACCGGGTGCGGACGACCCCGACGGCACCGGCCGCAAGCTCGAAGCGGGGCGGATCCAGGCGGCCGTACGTACCGTTGATGGGTCTTTGGAATTGTCCGCCGAAGGCGGGGTCAGGCTGCGAAGCCGGCTGCTCAGCACGATCGCGCTGGAGCTGCGCGGCGGCACCGGCACGCGGGGTGAGATCGCGGCGCGTGAGGCGGAACGGCTGGCCCGCGCATCCGGCGTCCCGGAGCTGCTGGCCTTCGCGCTGAACGCCCGGTTCATCCACTGCTTCGGCCGGGCCGGCCTGTCCGCGGAACGGGCCGCGATCGGCGACGAACTCCGCGCGCTGGCCGCGCGGCACCGGCTGGTCACGTTCGAGGTGCTCGGTCACCTCATCCTGCTGCAGTCCGCGTGTGCGCGCGGAGACGTCCCCGCGGCCGACCGGCACGCGGCCGACGCCGACCGGCTGGCCGCGCGCTACGAGCTGCCCATGGTCGGCGTCTTCACCGGCTGGTACGCCGGCCTCCGCCACGCCCTGCACGGCGCACCGGACGCCGCCGCGGCCGCATACCGGGCCGCCGCCGCCCGGATGACCGGCAGCGGCATGTCCGGCGTCGAGGAGGGCCTGCTCCCGCTGGCGCTGCTGTCCCTGGACCCGCGCGCCGACGTGGACCACGCCGGCCCTTACGAACCGTGGGTCCGCCCACTGCGCCTGATCGCCCGAGGTGACCGGGAGGCCGCGACCGCCGCCCTGCACGCCGCCCCGGAATCCCCGCGCGACCTGCTGCTCGAGGCCCGTCTCTGGCTGCTCGCCCGCGCCGCCGCCGACCTCGGCGACACCACCGTCCTCACCCACGCCCGCACCGCGCTCCGCCCCGCCACCGGCGAACTCGCCGGCGCGGCCAGCGGCATCCTCAGCTTCGGCCGGATCTGA
- a CDS encoding NUDIX hydrolase: MSQPEKPAIAAAIIVEDGRVLMVRRNVKEGALSWQFPAGEVEPGETSEDAAVREANEETDVTVRAVKTLGERVHPNTGRTMVYVACDLVSGTARVADEEELAEVAWCDRATLAEYVPYPFFGPVQEHLDAVLR; this comes from the coding sequence ATGAGTCAGCCTGAGAAGCCAGCAATCGCCGCCGCCATCATCGTCGAGGACGGGCGGGTCCTGATGGTCCGGCGCAATGTGAAGGAGGGGGCGCTCTCCTGGCAGTTCCCGGCCGGTGAGGTAGAGCCTGGCGAGACCAGCGAGGATGCGGCCGTTCGCGAGGCGAACGAGGAGACGGACGTGACCGTCCGCGCGGTGAAGACGCTCGGCGAGCGCGTGCACCCGAACACCGGGAGGACCATGGTCTACGTCGCGTGCGACCTGGTCAGCGGCACGGCGCGAGTCGCGGACGAAGAGGAACTGGCGGAGGTTGCGTGGTGCGACCGCGCCACCCTGGCCGAGTATGTGCCGTATCCGTTCTTCGGGCCGGTGCAGGAGCACCTCGACGCGGTGCTGCGTTAG
- a CDS encoding sensor histidine kinase yields MASRSERLAATALAERPEPPERPVETVDRPATTGGERPAEQALLRYAMRSAVLLRGFVGLAATVAGVMTAPEVNALVVGALTANLVWSVVFVAIARARGLTWWLAAGDVAFLSGLCLIQQSVTVPAALPGAASWIGGLITMTLLVAAMGLPIRWAIPASLVLVVAHLAGIRPADDGVISAMIHVIQIIAMAVLMRVLRQSAGYADAELAAVLRDQRAELIERARRADERVQRRDLHDTVLSTLTMVGTAGIPGPSAQLRQRAAADILVLDRLAGPDAPALDVPANGLDDRLREIALQADLDVALSLTPVDVPAPVVEAIAGATAEAVSNVRRHAGTGRVRITLTSENGAIQVEIRDRGHGFDPQSTPFHRYGVREAIIGRMQTVGGLADVDSTPGEGTTVTLRWWP; encoded by the coding sequence ATGGCATCGCGATCCGAACGGCTTGCGGCAACCGCGCTGGCGGAACGGCCCGAACCACCGGAACGGCCGGTGGAGACAGTGGACCGGCCGGCCACGACCGGCGGTGAGCGACCGGCCGAGCAGGCCCTGCTGCGGTACGCGATGCGCTCCGCCGTACTCCTGCGCGGGTTCGTGGGCCTGGCCGCCACCGTCGCCGGCGTGATGACCGCTCCGGAGGTGAACGCGCTGGTCGTCGGCGCGCTCACGGCGAACCTGGTCTGGTCCGTGGTGTTCGTGGCGATCGCCCGGGCCCGCGGCCTGACCTGGTGGCTGGCCGCGGGCGACGTCGCGTTCCTGTCCGGGCTGTGCCTCATCCAGCAGAGCGTGACCGTGCCCGCGGCGCTGCCCGGTGCGGCCAGCTGGATCGGCGGGCTGATCACGATGACGCTGCTGGTCGCGGCCATGGGCCTGCCGATCCGGTGGGCGATCCCGGCGTCGCTGGTGCTGGTCGTCGCGCACCTGGCCGGCATCCGGCCGGCGGACGACGGCGTGATCTCCGCGATGATCCACGTGATTCAGATCATCGCGATGGCGGTGCTGATGCGGGTGCTGCGCCAGTCCGCGGGTTACGCGGACGCGGAACTGGCCGCCGTGCTGCGCGACCAGCGCGCCGAGCTGATCGAGCGAGCCCGGCGGGCGGACGAGCGGGTGCAGCGCCGCGACCTGCACGACACCGTGCTGTCCACGCTCACCATGGTCGGGACGGCCGGCATCCCGGGCCCGTCGGCGCAGCTGCGGCAGCGCGCGGCCGCGGACATCCTGGTGCTGGATCGGCTCGCCGGGCCGGACGCGCCCGCACTCGACGTACCCGCGAACGGTCTTGATGATCGGTTGCGGGAGATCGCGCTGCAGGCCGATCTGGATGTGGCGCTGTCACTGACACCGGTCGACGTGCCGGCGCCGGTCGTGGAGGCGATCGCCGGTGCCACCGCGGAGGCGGTCAGCAACGTGCGGCGGCACGCCGGCACCGGCCGCGTGCGGATCACCCTGACCAGTGAGAACGGGGCGATCCAGGTCGAGATCAGGGATCGCGGTCACGGCTTCGACCCGCAGAGCACGCCCTTTCACCGGTACGGCGTGCGCGAAGCGATCATCGGGCGGATGCAGACGGTCGGCGGACTGGCCGACGTGGACTCCACGCCGGGCGAGGGCACCACGGTCACGCTCCGGTGGTGGCCGTGA
- a CDS encoding NUDIX hydrolase: protein MSQPARHTVIDEWTGRHASALQAALRMSQDEMAALIGVAKRTIAAWHERPEVRIRPELQRALDTAYERASDSVKIRFARQLNAEDRADVEAAGSAAPLTVAIAVVVNGARVLLVCRREDDPDGITWQFPAGIVKPGAKPRTVAVRETLAETGIHCTVTRALGSRVHPITGVFAEYFLCTYLTGEVDNLDRAENVDAVWIPQQRIGDFVPADRVFPPVRQALENLEAES from the coding sequence GTGAGCCAGCCGGCGCGGCATACCGTCATCGATGAGTGGACCGGACGCCATGCGTCTGCTCTACAAGCGGCGCTTCGGATGTCTCAGGATGAGATGGCGGCGCTGATCGGCGTGGCAAAGCGGACGATCGCGGCTTGGCATGAGAGGCCCGAGGTGCGCATCCGGCCGGAGTTGCAGCGGGCGCTCGACACCGCATACGAGCGAGCCTCCGACTCTGTGAAGATCCGGTTCGCGCGGCAGCTCAACGCTGAAGACCGAGCGGACGTTGAGGCGGCAGGCAGCGCCGCACCGCTTACGGTCGCGATAGCCGTCGTCGTCAACGGCGCTCGCGTGCTCCTCGTCTGCCGGCGCGAGGACGACCCGGATGGGATCACCTGGCAGTTTCCCGCCGGGATCGTCAAGCCGGGAGCCAAGCCCCGCACCGTTGCCGTGCGGGAGACGTTGGCGGAGACCGGAATCCATTGCACGGTTACGCGGGCGCTGGGGAGCCGGGTACATCCGATCACGGGTGTGTTCGCCGAGTACTTCCTGTGCACCTATCTCACGGGTGAGGTCGACAACCTCGATCGGGCCGAGAACGTGGATGCGGTCTGGATACCGCAGCAACGGATCGGCGACTTCGTGCCCGCTGACCGGGTTTTTCCCCCTGTTCGGCAAGCCCTGGAAAACCTGGAAGCGGAGTCATGA
- a CDS encoding GntR family transcriptional regulator: protein MITPNREGAAYRQLAVVLRDQIRDGVLAPGQRLPSEKDLHDQYGLARETIRRSLAVLRQEGLIEVRHGHGTFVVDAPALVELRPGDVVTSQAAVEVTRASGEVESYPVGTKFTVTE from the coding sequence ATGATCACGCCTAACCGTGAAGGTGCCGCGTATCGGCAGCTCGCCGTCGTTTTGCGTGACCAGATTCGAGACGGAGTACTGGCTCCGGGTCAACGACTTCCCTCTGAGAAGGATCTGCACGACCAGTACGGCTTGGCCCGGGAGACCATCCGCCGCTCTCTAGCGGTGCTCCGGCAAGAAGGCCTCATCGAAGTACGCCACGGCCACGGCACCTTCGTGGTCGACGCTCCAGCCCTAGTCGAGCTGAGGCCAGGCGATGTCGTCACCTCCCAAGCGGCAGTGGAGGTAACTCGGGCTTCGGGTGAGGTCGAGTCATATCCGGTCGGTACAAAATTCACGGTTACTGAGTGA
- a CDS encoding RidA family protein, with product MNDIRTESHGVPWEETYGYVQAIRRGNTIYLSGQVSHDGPELVAPAPLDDAGAVTDFANMAAQMRQCYANAAELLGRFGASMDDVVDELIFVLDSDTGGAAAEEVRKEVYGKPVPQLASTIIGTPRLAFPELLVEIKLVAVV from the coding sequence ATGAACGACATCAGGACGGAGAGCCACGGGGTCCCGTGGGAGGAAACCTACGGTTACGTGCAGGCGATCCGGCGCGGTAACACGATCTACCTCTCCGGGCAGGTCTCGCACGACGGTCCCGAGCTGGTGGCGCCCGCCCCGCTCGATGATGCCGGAGCGGTCACCGACTTCGCCAACATGGCCGCGCAGATGCGGCAGTGCTACGCGAACGCGGCGGAGCTGCTGGGCCGGTTCGGTGCGTCGATGGACGACGTGGTCGACGAGTTGATCTTCGTGCTGGACTCGGACACGGGCGGCGCGGCTGCCGAGGAGGTGCGCAAGGAGGTGTACGGGAAGCCGGTGCCGCAGCTGGCCAGCACGATCATCGGCACGCCGCGGCTGGCCTTCCCGGAACTGCTGGTCGAGATCAAGCTGGTCGCCGTGGTGTGA